A single genomic interval of Deltaproteobacteria bacterium harbors:
- a CDS encoding FHA domain-containing protein, translated as MPACVNCGKDNRDGSRFCQACGSPLAPVPATNVQAARPAAPRPPSQEVSASATCTVCSTVNAPGMRFCKNCGTPLAVGAPQKVGCPSCGGQTPLGYKFCQHCGTPLPLVGATAPPVAPPPAWSQSEVQTAPPEAPTQPAQPAVSAPRPPIDPAAHAPSPDVAKTLMDLTSERALAGLPPLSEGQAATLLTPGALRAEGPGDVTPPAGMRAVEPPAVVRSVAARAPVGASTMGPGARRATSEPVLERQVLARLVSVRRDGTDGETHPIAEESFDLGRLDGQLVFNDDPYLSERHARFYIADGNWMVQDLGSRNGVFARVDQPATLHEGDMLLLGKQVFRFDQVSDAERAVAPAVEDGVLIFGSPLRPPWGRLRQLTVAGIHRDIYYLYRPRVVIGREDGDYIFPDDEFMSRQHLSLSLVGSAVQAQDLGSSNGTFLRVRQQLELRPGQMLRIGDQLLRFELP; from the coding sequence ATGCCAGCTTGTGTGAACTGCGGCAAGGACAATCGCGACGGATCGCGTTTTTGCCAGGCGTGCGGCTCGCCGCTGGCGCCCGTGCCGGCGACCAACGTGCAAGCGGCTCGTCCCGCCGCGCCGCGCCCGCCCTCGCAGGAGGTGTCCGCCAGCGCGACCTGCACGGTGTGCAGCACCGTGAATGCGCCGGGGATGCGGTTCTGCAAGAACTGCGGTACGCCGCTCGCCGTCGGTGCGCCGCAGAAGGTCGGCTGTCCCTCGTGCGGAGGGCAGACGCCGCTGGGCTACAAGTTCTGCCAGCACTGCGGCACGCCTCTTCCGCTCGTCGGGGCGACCGCCCCGCCGGTCGCGCCTCCACCCGCGTGGTCGCAATCGGAGGTCCAGACCGCTCCCCCCGAAGCACCGACGCAACCCGCGCAGCCGGCAGTTTCGGCGCCACGCCCTCCCATCGACCCTGCGGCGCACGCCCCGTCGCCGGACGTGGCGAAGACGCTCATGGACCTCACCAGCGAGCGGGCGCTGGCAGGTTTGCCCCCCTTGTCGGAGGGCCAGGCGGCGACGCTGCTGACGCCGGGCGCCCTGCGCGCCGAGGGGCCGGGCGACGTGACCCCGCCGGCCGGAATGCGTGCCGTGGAGCCGCCCGCCGTCGTGCGCAGCGTGGCGGCGCGGGCGCCGGTGGGGGCCTCCACCATGGGGCCCGGCGCGCGACGCGCCACCTCGGAGCCCGTCCTCGAGCGACAGGTGCTGGCGCGGCTCGTTTCAGTGCGCCGCGACGGCACGGACGGCGAGACGCACCCCATCGCCGAGGAGTCGTTCGACCTCGGGCGCCTCGACGGGCAACTCGTCTTCAACGACGATCCGTACCTCTCCGAGCGGCATGCGCGTTTCTACATCGCCGACGGCAACTGGATGGTGCAGGACCTCGGGTCGCGTAACGGGGTCTTCGCGCGCGTGGACCAGCCGGCGACCCTGCACGAGGGGGACATGCTTCTGCTCGGCAAGCAGGTCTTTCGCTTCGATCAGGTCTCCGACGCGGAGCGCGCGGTCGCTCCGGCGGTGGAGGATGGCGTGCTGATCTTCGGTTCGCCCCTCCGGCCACCGTGGGGGCGGCTCCGCCAGCTCACCGTGGCCGGCATCCACAGGGACATCTATTACCTCTACCGACCGCGCGTCGTGATCGGTCGCGAGGACGGGGACTACATCTTCCCCGACGACGAATTCATGTCGCGTCAGCACCTCTCGCTCTCGCTGGTGGGGAGCGCGGTTCAGGCCCAGGACCTCGGCAGCTCGAACGGGACCTTCCTGCGCGTGCGACAGCAGCTCGAACTGCGACCCGGGCAGATGCTCCGCATCGGGGACCAGCTCCTGCGTTTCGAGCTACCCTGA
- a CDS encoding carboxypeptidase regulatory-like domain-containing protein, which produces MAVNALDRFLAKWRPRPPLLTLPLAALLIGGCGPLVKPAGFRHRPDSIRRGSMLGPFDGRVVDADTGRPIEDALVWCSWAFDRGLGTAGPEATRTASVRTDPDGAYRLPLLRWFPQGLSARLARLSVIIYRRGYVAYRHDRVFGQRGPRIDFSQRDNVVRLSRWSPELSHAQHLLFVGGGPELQQATHWEAALATAELDGGGRHASFLTRPSGPAPSGPRPRRAPQARLLLSSDELRAVTGYQGPLQDGSLADPGDATDTIHFRATDRPERYDVALRVWRTTSEGLAARYESTLRALPGSKQSDEFADRSFSVLQGEILGLGLMDRATSTVVLITCGRGQCATDKVLLKLARRVEQNLARLPALGAPATQPQLAPPSPAEEGTAP; this is translated from the coding sequence ATGGCCGTCAACGCGCTCGACCGATTCCTCGCCAAGTGGCGGCCCCGGCCCCCGCTACTCACGCTGCCGCTGGCAGCCCTTCTCATCGGCGGCTGTGGTCCGCTGGTCAAGCCTGCCGGCTTCCGGCACCGCCCGGACTCGATCCGGCGCGGCTCGATGCTCGGCCCTTTCGATGGACGCGTGGTCGACGCCGACACGGGGCGACCGATCGAAGACGCGCTCGTGTGGTGCAGCTGGGCCTTCGACCGCGGGCTCGGGACTGCCGGACCTGAGGCGACCCGAACGGCCTCGGTGCGCACCGACCCCGACGGCGCGTACCGGCTGCCGCTCCTGCGGTGGTTCCCTCAAGGACTGAGCGCGCGACTCGCTCGCCTCTCGGTGATCATCTACCGTCGGGGGTACGTCGCGTACCGTCACGACCGCGTCTTCGGCCAGCGGGGACCCCGAATCGACTTCTCGCAGCGCGACAACGTGGTACGCCTCTCCCGCTGGAGCCCCGAGCTCTCCCACGCGCAGCACCTGCTCTTCGTCGGAGGCGGCCCCGAGCTCCAACAGGCCACCCATTGGGAGGCGGCCCTCGCGACGGCCGAGCTGGACGGCGGAGGGCGGCACGCCTCTTTTCTCACGCGCCCCTCGGGACCAGCTCCGTCGGGCCCGCGTCCCCGCCGGGCGCCGCAGGCCCGCCTCCTCCTCTCGTCGGACGAGCTCCGCGCGGTCACCGGCTATCAGGGTCCCCTGCAGGACGGCTCGCTCGCCGATCCAGGCGACGCCACCGACACAATCCATTTCCGCGCCACCGACCGTCCCGAACGCTACGACGTGGCGCTGCGCGTCTGGCGCACGACCAGCGAAGGGCTCGCGGCGCGCTACGAGTCCACGCTGCGCGCCCTACCGGGGAGCAAGCAATCGGACGAGTTCGCCGACCGGTCCTTCAGCGTGCTGCAGGGCGAGATCCTGGGCCTAGGTCTGATGGACCGCGCCACGTCGACGGTCGTGTTGATCACCTGCGGCCGCGGCCAGTGCGCCACGGACAAGGTGCTCCTCAAGCTCGCGCGACGGGTCGAGCAGAATCTCGCCCGTCTCCCTGCGCTCGGGGCTCCCGCCACGCAGCCGCAGCTCGCGCCGCCGTCCCCCGCCGAGGAAGGAACCGCCCCGTGA